The proteins below are encoded in one region of Engystomops pustulosus chromosome 8, aEngPut4.maternal, whole genome shotgun sequence:
- the LOC140074529 gene encoding gamma-crystallin-1-like isoform X2 gives MFPGMGKIIFYEERNFQGQSYEVRCDSKDLSNYFNQCKSVRIGCGNWMLYEYPNFRGNQYYLRKGEYPEFQQWKFNGSIKSCQLIPQHHGSYRIRIYGREDLHGHMMEFDTDCTNVFDMFHYNDIHSCSVFDGYWIFYEEPNYQGRQYYLRPGEYRKHSDWGATSPKVGSFIQVKTFY, from the exons ATCATCTTCTATGAGGAGAGGAATTTTCAAGGTCAATCTTATGAAGTCAGATGTGATTCCAAAGATCTGTCCAACTATTTCAACCAATGTAAATCAGTCCGGATTGGCTGTGGAAACTGGATGCTTTATGAATATCCAAACTTTAGAGGAAACCAATATTATCTTAGAAAGGGAGAATATCCAGAATTTCAGCAGTGGAAGTTTAATGGCTCTATTAAGTCGTGTCAGTTAATTCCACAG CATCATGGTTCATATAGGATAAGGATCTATGGAAGAGAAGATTTACATGGTCATATGATGGAGTTTGATACCGATTGCACTAATGTGTTTGATATGTTTCATTACAATGATATACACTCATGTAGTGTTTTTGACGGCTACTGGATTTTTTACGAGGAACCAAATTACCAAGGTCGCCAGTATTACTTGAGACCTGGAGAATACAGAAAACACAGTGACTGGGGTGCTACAAGCCCTAAAGTTGGTTCTTTTATACaagtaaaaacattttattaa
- the LOC140074529 gene encoding gamma-crystallin-1-like isoform X1, with amino-acid sequence MLYKGSSAPLSAFNCSASIIFYEERNFQGQSYEVRCDSKDLSNYFNQCKSVRIGCGNWMLYEYPNFRGNQYYLRKGEYPEFQQWKFNGSIKSCQLIPQHHGSYRIRIYGREDLHGHMMEFDTDCTNVFDMFHYNDIHSCSVFDGYWIFYEEPNYQGRQYYLRPGEYRKHSDWGATSPKVGSFIQVKTFY; translated from the exons ATCATCTTCTATGAGGAGAGGAATTTTCAAGGTCAATCTTATGAAGTCAGATGTGATTCCAAAGATCTGTCCAACTATTTCAACCAATGTAAATCAGTCCGGATTGGCTGTGGAAACTGGATGCTTTATGAATATCCAAACTTTAGAGGAAACCAATATTATCTTAGAAAGGGAGAATATCCAGAATTTCAGCAGTGGAAGTTTAATGGCTCTATTAAGTCGTGTCAGTTAATTCCACAG CATCATGGTTCATATAGGATAAGGATCTATGGAAGAGAAGATTTACATGGTCATATGATGGAGTTTGATACCGATTGCACTAATGTGTTTGATATGTTTCATTACAATGATATACACTCATGTAGTGTTTTTGACGGCTACTGGATTTTTTACGAGGAACCAAATTACCAAGGTCGCCAGTATTACTTGAGACCTGGAGAATACAGAAAACACAGTGACTGGGGTGCTACAAGCCCTAAAGTTGGTTCTTTTATACaagtaaaaacattttattaa